The following are encoded together in the Tepidiforma bonchosmolovskayae genome:
- a CDS encoding glycosyltransferase family 2 protein has product MTIGIVIVTFRCCDLALAALRSIEAHVPGLLATTVVVDNASFDGTVEAIRAAFPAVTVIEHRRNLGFAAAVNRGLEALPAAEVFCLLNPDAELLDDGILAAAAYLEAHPGVGVLGGRILNPDGSIQPSARSFPSHRNALFNRHSLLTKLFPRNPWSRQYLLSDWGHDDIRSVDWVSGAFMLIHRRALDAVGPFDPAYFFSIEDVDFCRRVHDAGLDVRYFPGASVRHRVGGSSRRAVYRAMAGHHRGMWRYYRKHFRGNPLLHALTAAGIAARFGLHAVSYALRAGRARLTGREPS; this is encoded by the coding sequence GTGACCATCGGCATCGTCATCGTCACCTTTCGCTGCTGCGACCTCGCCCTCGCTGCCCTCCGCTCCATCGAGGCCCATGTCCCCGGTCTCCTCGCAACCACCGTCGTCGTCGACAACGCCTCCTTCGACGGCACCGTCGAGGCGATTCGCGCCGCCTTTCCTGCCGTCACCGTCATCGAACACCGCCGCAACCTCGGCTTCGCCGCTGCCGTCAACCGCGGCCTCGAGGCCCTCCCTGCCGCCGAGGTCTTCTGTCTCCTCAACCCCGACGCCGAGCTCCTCGACGACGGCATCCTCGCCGCTGCCGCGTATCTCGAAGCCCACCCCGGGGTCGGCGTCCTCGGCGGCCGCATCCTCAACCCCGACGGCTCCATCCAGCCCAGCGCCCGCAGCTTCCCCTCCCACCGGAACGCCCTCTTCAACCGACACTCGCTCCTCACCAAACTCTTTCCCCGCAACCCCTGGTCCCGCCAGTACCTGCTCTCGGACTGGGGCCACGACGACATCCGCTCCGTCGACTGGGTCTCCGGCGCCTTCATGCTCATCCACCGCCGGGCCCTCGATGCCGTCGGCCCTTTCGACCCCGCCTACTTCTTCAGCATCGAAGATGTCGACTTCTGCCGCCGCGTCCACGACGCCGGCCTCGATGTCCGCTACTTCCCCGGCGCCTCCGTCCGCCACCGGGTCGGCGGCAGCTCCCGGCGGGCCGTCTACCGGGCCATGGCCGGCCACCACCGCGGCATGTGGCGCTACTACCGGAAGCACTTCCGCGGCAACCCGCTCCTCCATGCCCTCACCGCCGCCGGCATCGCCGCACGCTTCGGCCTCCACGCGGTCTCCTACGCCCTGCGCGCCGGCCGCGCCCGCCTCACCGGCCGCGAACCCTCCTGA
- a CDS encoding glycosyltransferase family 4 protein produces the protein MPSVIRVALDASALPPRPAGAGVYMKELAGALAARPGLELVAFAPRPLPGCRHLAVPGGSPARRFAWQLRSLGPAAIAARADLLHGLHFYTPRRLPIPRVATIHDLTFFRIPRRYSTARRWYYRAIAFTARFADRVIVPSSAVAADAVRYLGLPAERIRVIPEAPRAGLRAAEPARVAAFRASRGIEAPYLLCLGTAEPGKRAVDAVRALPIIRERRPDVLLALAGNPGPLLGPLRREAARLGVADAVRFLGYVPDGDLPALLTAAEALIFPSLFEGFGLPPLEAMACGTPVIAANAPAMSEVLDGAARLVPLRSPEAIAAEALRLLEDPAWRAELAHRSLQHAARFSWARTAELTEAVYRELVP, from the coding sequence GTGCCGAGCGTGATTCGCGTGGCCCTCGATGCCTCCGCCCTCCCGCCCCGCCCCGCGGGCGCGGGCGTCTACATGAAGGAGCTGGCCGGCGCCCTCGCGGCCCGGCCCGGCCTCGAGCTGGTCGCCTTCGCGCCCCGCCCGCTGCCCGGTTGCCGCCACCTCGCCGTTCCCGGCGGCTCCCCCGCCCGCCGCTTCGCGTGGCAGCTCCGTTCCCTCGGCCCGGCGGCCATCGCGGCCCGCGCCGACCTCCTCCACGGCCTCCACTTCTACACCCCCCGCCGCCTCCCCATCCCCCGGGTCGCCACCATCCACGACCTGACCTTCTTCCGCATCCCCCGCCGCTACAGCACTGCCCGCCGCTGGTACTACCGGGCCATCGCCTTTACCGCCCGTTTCGCCGACCGCGTCATCGTCCCCTCGTCGGCGGTCGCCGCCGATGCCGTCCGCTACCTCGGCCTCCCCGCCGAGCGGATCCGCGTCATCCCCGAGGCCCCGCGCGCCGGCCTCCGCGCCGCCGAACCCGCGCGCGTCGCCGCCTTCCGCGCCTCCCGCGGCATCGAAGCCCCCTACCTCCTCTGCCTCGGCACCGCCGAGCCCGGCAAGCGCGCCGTCGATGCCGTCCGCGCCCTCCCCATCATCCGCGAGCGCCGCCCGGATGTCCTCCTCGCGCTCGCCGGCAACCCCGGCCCCCTCCTCGGCCCGCTCCGCCGCGAAGCCGCCCGCCTCGGCGTCGCCGATGCCGTCCGCTTCCTCGGCTACGTTCCCGATGGGGACCTCCCCGCCCTGCTCACCGCCGCCGAGGCGCTCATCTTTCCGTCCCTCTTCGAGGGGTTCGGCCTGCCGCCGCTCGAAGCGATGGCCTGCGGCACGCCCGTCATCGCCGCGAACGCCCCCGCGATGTCCGAAGTGCTCGATGGCGCCGCCCGCCTCGTGCCGCTCCGCTCGCCCGAAGCGATCGCCGCTGAAGCCCTCCGCCTCCTCGAAGACCCCGCCTGGCGCGCCGAGCTCGCCCACCGCAGCCTCCAGCACGCGGCCCGCTTCTCCTGGGCCCGCACCGCCGAACTCACCGAAGCCGTCTACCGGGAGCTCGTCCCGTGA
- a CDS encoding glucose-1-phosphate thymidylyltransferase, whose product MKGIVLAGGKGSRLRPFTYSGAKQLVPIANTPVLHFPVRQLVEAGIREIALVVGETEGQVREAMGDGSAFGARFTYVRQEAPLGIAHGALVCREFAGDEAFVLYLGDNVLMGGIAGFVERFARSGADGALILREVEDPRAFGVARMDGERLVEVVEKPQRPPSNLAVIGVYAFRPVVFDVIAAQQPSARGELEIADAINGLLARGCRVEVEVTPREWIDTGKMEDILAANRLLLGTVERRIAPGALVRGSRVEGAVVIDEGARVEESEVIGPAAIGAGAHIAGSVIGPNAAIGEGCRVVRSRVEDAIVMNHSEVVDCPGVAQSMLGRFTRVVGAPAGARLTLGDHSRVEAAG is encoded by the coding sequence ATGAAGGGAATCGTGCTGGCGGGCGGGAAAGGGAGCCGGCTGCGGCCGTTCACCTACTCGGGCGCGAAGCAGCTGGTGCCGATTGCGAACACGCCGGTGCTCCACTTCCCGGTGCGGCAGCTGGTGGAGGCGGGCATCCGGGAGATTGCGCTCGTCGTGGGGGAGACGGAGGGGCAGGTGCGGGAGGCGATGGGCGACGGTTCGGCGTTCGGGGCGCGGTTCACCTATGTGCGGCAGGAGGCGCCGCTGGGGATCGCGCACGGGGCGCTGGTGTGCCGGGAGTTCGCCGGGGATGAGGCGTTCGTGCTGTACCTCGGCGACAACGTGCTGATGGGCGGGATCGCGGGGTTCGTGGAACGGTTCGCGCGGTCGGGGGCGGACGGGGCGCTGATTCTGCGGGAGGTAGAGGACCCGCGGGCGTTCGGCGTGGCGCGGATGGACGGGGAGCGGCTGGTCGAGGTGGTCGAGAAGCCGCAGCGGCCGCCTTCGAACCTCGCGGTAATCGGGGTATACGCCTTTCGGCCGGTGGTGTTCGACGTGATCGCGGCGCAGCAGCCGAGCGCGCGGGGGGAGCTGGAGATTGCCGACGCAATCAATGGGCTGCTGGCGCGGGGCTGCCGCGTGGAGGTGGAGGTGACGCCGCGGGAGTGGATCGATACGGGCAAGATGGAGGATATCCTTGCGGCGAACCGGCTGCTGCTGGGAACGGTGGAGCGGCGGATTGCGCCGGGCGCGCTGGTGCGGGGGAGCCGGGTGGAGGGTGCGGTGGTGATTGACGAGGGCGCGCGGGTGGAGGAGAGCGAGGTGATCGGCCCGGCGGCGATCGGGGCGGGGGCGCACATCGCGGGGAGCGTCATCGGGCCGAACGCGGCGATTGGGGAGGGGTGCCGGGTGGTGCGGAGCCGGGTGGAGGACGCGATTGTGATGAACCACAGCGAGGTGGTGGACTGCCCGGGGGTGGCGCAATCGATGCTGGGGCGGTTCACGCGGGTGGTCGGGGCGCCGGCCGGAGCACGGCTGACGCTGGGCGACCATTCGCGTGTGGAGGCGGCCGGGTGA
- the rfbB gene encoding dTDP-glucose 4,6-dehydratase, translating to MRALVTGGCGFIGSHVVRGLIADGWEVTNLDRMTYAANPANVAEVADHPRYRFVEGDICDGQLVRELAAGADLVLNFAAETHVDRSLLEPGVFVRTDVEGVVTLLEAVREQPGTALVHMSTDEVFGSIPAPGEAAEDAPFAPSSPYAASKAAAELMVRAYAETYGMAVTVLRCCNVYGPNQHLEKFIPLFTMRALAGEPMPLYGDGLQEREWLFVEDFVDALRLVLRELPAAPGVHAVHIGSGERVANRRVAELICELLERPAELITPVADRPGHDRRYALDSSRLRARGWAPRRRFAEGLAETVAWYREHGEAWAQTANGDFARYFERQYGARLARR from the coding sequence GTGAGGGCGCTGGTCACCGGGGGCTGCGGGTTCATCGGCAGCCACGTGGTGCGGGGGCTGATTGCGGACGGGTGGGAGGTGACGAACCTCGACCGGATGACGTATGCGGCGAACCCGGCGAACGTGGCGGAGGTGGCGGACCACCCGCGCTACCGGTTTGTGGAGGGGGATATCTGCGACGGGCAGCTGGTGCGCGAGCTGGCGGCCGGGGCCGACCTCGTGCTGAACTTCGCCGCCGAGACGCACGTCGACCGGTCGCTGCTGGAGCCGGGCGTGTTCGTTCGGACGGACGTCGAGGGGGTGGTGACGCTGCTGGAGGCGGTCCGGGAGCAGCCGGGGACGGCGCTCGTGCATATGTCGACAGACGAGGTGTTCGGCAGCATCCCGGCGCCGGGGGAGGCCGCGGAGGATGCTCCCTTCGCGCCGAGTTCGCCGTACGCGGCGAGCAAGGCTGCGGCGGAGCTGATGGTGCGGGCGTACGCGGAGACGTACGGGATGGCGGTGACGGTGCTGCGGTGCTGCAACGTCTACGGGCCGAACCAGCACCTGGAGAAGTTCATCCCGCTGTTCACGATGCGGGCGCTGGCCGGTGAGCCGATGCCCCTGTACGGGGACGGGCTGCAGGAGCGGGAGTGGCTGTTTGTCGAGGATTTTGTGGATGCGCTGCGGCTGGTGCTGCGGGAGCTCCCGGCGGCGCCAGGGGTGCATGCGGTGCACATCGGGAGCGGCGAGCGGGTGGCGAACCGGCGGGTGGCGGAGCTGATCTGCGAGCTGCTCGAGCGGCCGGCGGAGCTCATTACGCCGGTGGCGGACCGCCCGGGGCACGACCGGCGGTACGCGCTCGACAGTTCGCGGCTGCGGGCGCGGGGGTGGGCGCCGCGGCGGCGGTTCGCGGAGGGGCTGGCGGAGACGGTGGCCTGGTACCGGGAGCACGGCGAGGCGTGGGCCCAGACGGCGAACGGCGACTTTGCGCGGTACTTCGAGCGGCAGTACGGGGCGCGGCTGGCGCGGCGGTAA